TCATTGAAAAATGAAGGCCGGACAAATTATTATCTCCAAGACGTTTGTATGCATAAGACATTTCCTTGTGGGCGGTTATATTGTTGGGACTTTGGATAAGTATCTTTTTAGCTGTTTCTATAGCTTCGCTGTACTGTTTGTCTTCATTAAACTTATATGCTTTACCTGCCAAACTATCCAGATATGCCGGATTGATTGTACCGGTCTGGATTTTATATCTGGTGAGGCTTATCATTTGCTCTGCAGATACCAGGGTATCCAGTTTTGCGATCTGGGCCTCAATGTTCTTGAAGTAATAAACGGAATTTTTATCAGTTGATTCACTTAAAGAAACTTTGAATTGGGGAATAATATTTTGTGCCTCCTCATTTTCAGTGTTATTACTTCTTTTGATTTGAGAGACTTCTATGGGTTTAACTGTACTTTTTGTATTTCCGGCATTATAATTCTGAACTTCTTCAGGAGTTGGAGGTAACGGTGGAGCTTGTCCAAAACTGAAATTGAATAGAAGGAGAATAAGAAAAGTAAGGGAGTAGTTTTTTGTCATTCTTTATAAATTATATAGCGATGCAACTTTAAAATTAAGCAATTCCGTTCCTGGATTTGTCTTTTAGGGTTTTAAAGCTTTTTTATCAGGTTGTCTTTACTGCCTCATGAGTTTGCAGAGCTGCCAAATATAATACTTCAATTTGGTTTATAACATATTCACCGATCTGAAATTCATTAAAAATTTCAACCAAATATTCTTTATAAAAAGAAAATAGAGAGAAGCTTTAATTTCTTACTTTCAGTTATTAAAACATCTCTGCTAAAATTGTAAGAAAGCTCAGTTGATAACTTCTCCCTGTGATGTAATCTATCCTAGTTTTTCTACGGTTTCTTTTTCGAGATTGGTTAACCTTTCAGACCAATTTTGTAGTGCGGTTTCCCTTTCGTCATCGGTAAGCCG
Above is a window of Chryseobacterium shigense DNA encoding:
- a CDS encoding DUF4919 domain-containing protein, which gives rise to MTKNYSLTFLILLLFNFSFGQAPPLPPTPEEVQNYNAGNTKSTVKPIEVSQIKRSNNTENEEAQNIIPQFKVSLSESTDKNSVYYFKNIEAQIAKLDTLVSAEQMISLTRYKIQTGTINPAYLDSLAGKAYKFNEDKQYSEAIETAKKILIQSPNNITAHKEMSYAYKRLGDNNLSGLHFSMMVKIIKSVLKYGDGSRKSPYILNNFFEGLSIYEAKFDCFPKKVRLILTTEKKLLGGYDCFHIMRFSDMTHWLPSLSPEDYKIEQ